In bacterium, a single genomic region encodes these proteins:
- a CDS encoding RNA-binding domain-containing protein, with the protein MGNEEIEKHLELGEDSKWEFKSEISHPDDLSSEIVAMANSEGGTILLGVSDKGEPTGNLDDKETMNTVVVSIENISRNNIEPALFLTWEKIKINGHTILAIKIPKGPDRPYRTNKGVYYLRVGTSKKIISRGELAKLFQSTGLFYPDESPVLNTDIADIDSDYLNKAWPELVSIPLSKARLKDCGIISTDESALTIGGLICYGKEPQKRLPYARITAIRFPEGDIEGGHRYLERLEIEGRIEDQAKEATMFLTRHLGIVEEILTFASETQTSPPKLLLSAIQEGIINALVHRDYTLPSQIRLFVFDDRIEILSPGRLLNTVNLSELKLGCHAVRNRIIFAHCLRLKLVYNVGLGIPTMFRLTLRAGLPEPEISLVGSEFRLVFRRNAHVHSADTNDDEN; encoded by the coding sequence ATGGGTAATGAAGAGATAGAAAAACACCTGGAATTAGGTGAAGATTCTAAGTGGGAGTTTAAGTCAGAAATTTCACATCCCGATGACCTATCTTCTGAAATTGTCGCTATGGCAAACTCTGAAGGCGGAACTATCCTACTTGGTGTCTCTGATAAGGGAGAACCAACTGGTAACCTTGATGATAAGGAAACAATGAATACAGTGGTTGTCTCAATAGAAAATATCTCTCGGAATAATATAGAACCCGCTTTATTTCTTACCTGGGAAAAGATAAAGATAAATGGTCACACAATCCTGGCGATTAAAATTCCCAAAGGTCCAGATAGACCATACCGCACCAACAAAGGAGTCTATTATCTCCGTGTGGGGACAAGCAAAAAGATTATTAGTCGGGGAGAGTTAGCAAAGCTCTTTCAATCTACCGGCTTATTTTATCCTGATGAATCCCCGGTTTTAAATACGGACATCGCTGATATTGATAGTGATTATCTGAACAAAGCCTGGCCCGAATTAGTAAGCATACCTTTATCTAAAGCCAGACTCAAAGACTGTGGGATAATAAGCACTGATGAATCTGCTTTGACAATTGGTGGGCTTATCTGCTATGGCAAAGAACCACAAAAAAGGCTACCTTATGCCAGGATTACTGCCATCAGATTCCCGGAAGGAGATATTGAAGGTGGACATAGGTATCTTGAGAGGTTAGAGATTGAAGGCAGGATTGAAGACCAGGCAAAGGAAGCAACTATGTTTTTGACTCGTCATCTTGGAATAGTAGAAGAAATTTTGACATTTGCTTCGGAAACTCAAACCAGCCCTCCCAAACTCTTATTATCAGCCATTCAGGAAGGAATAATCAATGCCCTGGTTCACCGCGATTACACCCTTCCTTCCCAAATTAGACTCTTTGTCTTTGATGACAGGATAGAAATATTAAGTCCTGGCAGGTTGTTGAATACGGTAAATCTTTCAGAACTGAAACTTGGCTGTCATGCGGTTAGAAACCGTATCATCTTTGCCCATTGTCTGAGGCTGAAATTGGTTTATAATGTGGGATTGGGTATTCCAACAATGTTCAGGCTAACACTCAGGGCAGGTCTTCCTGAACCAGAAATAAGTCTTGTCGGCTCAGAATTTAGACTTGTCTTCAGGAGAAACGCTCATGTCCACAGCGCGGACACAAACGACGATGAAAATTAA